CGGCTTGGTGGCGTTGTTCCTGAGGATGACAAAACAATGGGGGCCCTCGACAGACTTTCTGCCTGTTTTTGCCCAACACCATTAGCAGATGGTGAGGAAAGCTTCCAAGGACCATCTGTGACCTGGAACGTTAACATACTAAGCCCTTCGCGCCACAGCAAATCTCTGCAGACTGCTTTTTCCCGCTGAGGGAACTAAAGCTCAAAGAGGTGGGATGAGCTTGTCCagtcacagaactagaaaatggCACAGCCAAGACGTAAAGCCCAGTCGGACCTCATATCTATTTGCTTTCACTACCTACGCTCCCGCCTAGAAAGAATGGGGGATGGTAGTGGTTAGGCATGCAGGCTGTAATCTTGACTCAAAgccaggctctgccacttactggctgtgtgcccttaggtaagttacttaacctctctgtgcctcagttcctttATTTGTAAATGGCAATGACAAGAGTACctatgttgtgaaatgattaaaGGATTCAATTTAAGGCACTTAAAAGAGTTTCTTAGTACTTAGTAGGCTCTAAGTACTTGATACGCACAGTAGGTACTGAGTCAATTTGATGGTagataaatgtttgctgagcaaTTTACCATCTCTATCTAAAGACTCCATGACCTTCCAGACCAGGAACAAGCCCAGCCCCAAAGGGTCCCCTCCCTTGGCTAGGTCCTATGCCCACAGGGTACATCTTTCGAAGACCCCATGTCTTCCCCCTCCATGTTACAGTTGGGGGCCCCACTACACTCACAAACTGAAGAAAAGCTTCTCATTAATGCCAGAAATGACCGAAGCGATGGACAGAGAGAGGATGATGACTCCAAAGAAGACGTGGACGGGTTTAAGGAGGCTGCGCAGCCACTCGGACGCCCAGGGCAGCAGGAAGACGACAAAGCCCAGGAACCACTGtggacacagggagaaaggaCCTGACTGCCCCGTGCTGGGCACCTCACTGGGACCTCCTACCCTGCAGTAGTCCCCCGCCCTTCTTTCCCAGCTCAAACCTCCCATCAGGGGCCACCCCTCGCTTCTGCACTGTGGTTGCTTTCTTAGCCAAACCAGAATGTTCCACAAAATGCTTAGTTATAAGCCCAACTCCCGAAAGCCCAGCCATCCTTGTatgtctctgtttccttccagTCCTGGCCCATAAGACTCCTCGCTTGTAGAGGGCTGATGTCAGAATGTGGAAGCCACTTCCAGAATTGCTTCTGGTTCAAAGAACAATGGGAATGGGGAAGGTGGAAAGATGATCTAGAGTTGGCGTGGCGTGTGCTGTGACTGGGTGAACTCAGCGACGACAGAGGGGCAGCGCACCGGGTAAGAGCAGAACAGATGAGCATGGGAACCGGTAGTCTCCTACGGCATTTAAGCTGCCTGCGCTCTGGGATGCGCCCTGAGGAGCCGTCTCCAGGCGCAGAGCAGAGGGAACGTGTGGTGCGGGTGCACGGGAAGCCCTGAGCAGAGCCCACAGCCGCCAGCTGGGAGCGGGAACCCAAAGGAGAGAACGCACCTGACAGGCGAAAAGGAAAACGGTGACGATGCCCAGCCAGCTGTGCAGGGAGTAGAGGTTGGGGATCTTGGAGCAGCGGTGGAACTGAAAGACGGCGACCAGCCCCAGCACCGTCAGGATGAAGGCCAGCAGGTGCAGGGCCGCGTGGCCCATCTTCCATGGCAGCTTGGGCCCCACCCAGGACTGCGGCAGCCGGTACACCAGTGAGGCTGCGGAAGAGAACGTCCCAGGGCCCGGCCT
This DNA window, taken from Lutra lutra chromosome 10, mLutLut1.2, whole genome shotgun sequence, encodes the following:
- the LOC125080048 gene encoding lysosomal membrane ascorbate-dependent ferrireductase CYB561A3; its protein translation is MAVRWFYLSFYALWLLGLMCVILTIYWMQLWHGGFAWDGTIHMFNYHPVLMVVGLVVLYSAASLVYRLPQSWVGPKLPWKMGHAALHLLAFILTVLGLVAVFQFHRCSKIPNLYSLHSWLGIVTVFLFACQWFLGFVVFLLPWASEWLRSLLKPVHVFFGVIILSLSIASVISGINEKLFFSLNNATKPYSHLPSEAIFANSLGMLVVVFGLLVLYILLVSSWKRPEPGTLTEGQPLLRDGE